The Nitrogeniibacter aestuarii genome has a window encoding:
- the pilW gene encoding type IV pilus biogenesis/stability protein PilW, with amino-acid sequence MTFSKTALMAILPVVVLAGCNTNPARNTNPNSSADFQRPASERPVTTRNQRSAKVHTDLGMAYYSAGRFGVGLDEARIALAYDPNYAPAHHLNALLLVSLGDKAAAQQAFEQAIRLAPGDPEINNSYGWYLCVEKRYNEGMERLAMASRNPYYDAVTRPLTNSGLCLMLQQKYAEAEPFLKRAVAADPNNTQALLNLAAAAFFRENYEAAHAYLNSAHQQGAVSAESLWLGVRIEHKRGDKDSEATYASQLKSRFPTSREYQQMIEGKYE; translated from the coding sequence ATGACGTTCAGCAAAACTGCGCTAATGGCGATCCTCCCGGTCGTGGTGCTGGCCGGGTGTAACACCAATCCCGCCCGCAACACCAACCCCAATTCCTCGGCCGATTTTCAGCGGCCCGCGTCCGAGCGGCCGGTCACGACCAGGAATCAGCGAAGTGCCAAGGTGCATACGGATCTGGGAATGGCTTACTACTCGGCCGGACGCTTTGGTGTCGGGTTGGACGAAGCCCGTATCGCCCTGGCTTACGACCCCAACTACGCGCCGGCGCATCATCTCAATGCATTGTTGCTGGTCTCTCTGGGGGACAAGGCGGCGGCTCAGCAAGCCTTCGAGCAGGCCATACGCCTGGCGCCCGGTGATCCTGAAATCAATAACAGCTACGGCTGGTATCTGTGCGTCGAAAAGCGCTATAACGAGGGCATGGAGCGCCTCGCCATGGCGTCCAGGAACCCGTATTACGATGCAGTGACGCGGCCCCTGACGAACTCTGGTCTGTGTCTGATGCTGCAGCAAAAGTATGCAGAGGCAGAGCCATTCCTTAAAAGGGCGGTTGCGGCAGACCCGAACAACACGCAGGCGCTGCTCAATCTGGCTGCCGCTGCCTTCTTCCGCGAAAACTACGAGGCGGCCCACGCCTACCTCAACTCGGCCCATCAGCAAGGTGCGGTCTCGGCCGAGTCCCTGTGGCTGGGCGTCCGGATCGAGCACAAGCGCGGCGACAAGGACAGTGAGGCCACCTATGCGAGCCAGCTCAAGAGCCGTTT